GCATCAAAATATAAACTGTATTATGAGTTGAAATTCAGATGTTTTAAGATGAGAGACAAGGGATCATAAGTCATACCTCGATATTGAACGTTATTTATGACTAAGGTGGGTAGAATAGTGATATCTCCACGAGAACCATGCCCAAGCTACCATAAGAAAATGTTCAGCATATCAGCTAGGCTACTTGAAAGATGCAGTAATCTGTCCACACCGCTAATTCAGTACTTTCGTGTTGTGTGATTATTGAGCAAGTCTCATTGTACAATTTTTTGCTTTTGTGTCAAAGTGCATGAGAAATTGAGGAtgcaataaattaatttaactgaGCATCTAATCACCATGCGATTGGAACTCCTAAAACTTCAGGTTCAAAAAACTGTTGGATCGTTTTTATTGCAcatttgatgaaatgttatgcTTCCGACGAATGCACAGATATCCTTATCAAATTTCCATCAGTTTTAATGTAAAATGCCCTATTGGTCTTCTTTTTCAGTTTAATCAAAGTTCCATAGGTTACTTGGTTAGTTTAATGGTAAATCTGTGTTGACTAATTTTCAGTTTGAAGTACCTGGAGTTCCTGCTCTATCTTTAGTACGTCATTACTGACACCTGCTTCTGGATCCCCCATGCATTTGTCAATCTTGTCCAGAGGCAAACCTGATACATCAAGCTGAGCCATCTGAGAAAAAGCCTTGTCTATCAAGACGATCAAGGAACTGGAATGGTATGTTTTAGGTTGATAGACTTGCCAAGGGATTTGACGACCTCTTCTGCACAATCTCTGCTATACCTCTTGTTTTTCATCGAGCATCTGGCGTGGTAATCAGTGACAAAATCCCACCAGACCCAGGGCCGACCTGTTGCATTCCCGATTCTATGAACACAGAGCTGCCTTAAGTTCTCAATCACTACGTCcttgccctcatacccctcaCTGAAGTCGTGCTCAGGATCAGGTGCGCAGTATCTGCCTCTGTTGATGCACTGAGACTTACATCGTTTGCTGAGCTTGAAGGCCTCAGGGCAGCGCCAGGTGATGTAGCGGGGAGTGAACTGAGCGAACCCTCCCTTCTCGAGCAGTTGCGCATGGCCCTTGAAGTTCTTGACGAAGCTCATCTGTTCGTCGCAGCGAGGGCCGCACTCGTCATTGCTGTTAGTCCAGAACTCGTATTCGACCCTTTCGTCGGGGTGAGGCATCGACTCCCTCCAGTCCAACTTTACGATAACCCGGTCAGTCCCCTCGGTCAGCGCCATTTTGAGGGTCTCCCCGAACTCACGGTTTATGAGGAGGGAGGGAACATTGATCTTCTCGATGTATTCCGAGGCATGAGCATCCTCTGGGTCTTCCATGGTCAGCAAGGGCTCGTCGACGTTGTCAGCCACTAGAACCGCAGCTGCACCGGCTCGCTGGGCATTCCATGCCTTCAAAGCGAAGTAACAATCTGGATCAGGATTCAGGTGGGTGGGAACGCTACGTCAGGATCATTGAACAGTGCCATAGTAGCAAGAAACAGCTCATGAATTGCGTACCTCCTCGGTCAACGAGAAGGATGACAGGGCGCCTGGTCCTGGACTTGAAGGGGGTGCCTCCGAAGGCGTCGCAGGCCGTGGAGTTCTTCTCGGGGTACATCACCGCGCCGACCATCGTGCCGCCATAGTGCGGCACGCCGAAGTTGGCGATGGCGCCCTCGTGCCGCCCCCTGATGTGCTCCGGCCGTATCACTCTGACGCCGTTCTTCTCCACCACGAACCGCCCCGACGCTGAGCTGATCATCGTCAGGACGACCAACAAGGCACGGAGGTCGGCCATGTGCTCGAGCGTCCcctcccttcttctcttctccggTAAGTATTTGCTTAGAAGGGTTAAACTCAGAAGGAAGATGATTGAAGTGGAGTTGGTGAGTGATGGTGATTTCTTAATTTATCCGGACCATAAAAAGGAACAAAATATCCGTAAATAACATGACAAAAAAGACGATCTGCTCGTTCTAGCAGTTTTTGTCAATTTATTTTTAGACTAATAACATAAAATACATAAGAGATAAATTAGAGTGACTATTAGCTATTAAGTATAGTagttaaattaaaaatgattaaGTAACATCGAGTCTAGAGATAAATTAGAGTGCATATCCGTGGGGTCGGCACTAGGGGAGCCGTTAAGGTAGCAGATCTATCTTTTTTAGAGATAAATTAGAGTGAGTATTAGCTATGAGTATAGTAGCCAAATTAAAAATGACTAAGTAACATCGAGTCTAGAGTGGTCAGACTTAATTTTACGAAAAACTTCCACCGATCACGAGGTTAATTCGAAAATTACATGCGGTGGGCGACCCAAAGTTTAGTATCTCTTAGTTATAAAtctcatttagagaaaaaaatccTATAAATAGACTGTAGCTAGGATTTGAACTGTAGATGCATGAGAGACCATTGAGCGCCCTTACCACTATACCATAGTTTTGGGAACGTATAACGTATTTGTAAAGATTTTTCTTCCAAACGTGACTTGCAACTAAGGGATGTTAGGTTTTTGGGCCACCTACTACAAATGTTTCCTAATTTATCTTGATGGCTGATGGAAAACTTTCGTAGTGCTGAGCCGATCACCCTAGGTTCGACATTCCCAACCCGGTTAATCATTTTTGTAAGGACGCTTAGTTGTCTCCTAGACATCCACAGTTTAATTCTAGTTACGATATATTTATAgggatttttcctccaaatgagactCGCAACTAAGGGATGTTGGGGCTTCTGGGCCACCCGCTATAAGTGCTTTCTGATTTATTCCAGTGatcgatgaaaattttttatgaaaCTAGGTCGATCATCCTAAGCTCAATGTTACTCAGCCTAGTTAATCATTTAAAATATCTGTAAATAAGTTTGATATTAAgttgataaaataaaaattatttgtttaataccataaaatatattaataaataaatttaaataccaaatgaatttatatattagagatttattatttttcatgaataatttttaaataaatttacttattaaCTTTTTCTTAAtataatcttatttttttatttttaaaaaataaaaatataatatcttCTAAAAAAAGATACTAAATGTATACTTCGTTTGACTTATTTAGGGTCATACTTGTAAGTTTCTAAAAATTGACTAGATGGATGATAGAGTGGGATAGTTGTTGGTTGAATCAAGTGGTTCGATAGAGTTGGATGGATTGAACCGATTGGATCTGTTAAGTAGTTAAGACTAGAATGTTTCAGTTGATTGTGTTGATTGGATGGATTTATATAAGCACAAAGGAAGAGCTCAAATCAATGGTAGATCACCTTCTTTATttcaattcgaaattaacttGCTGTAACTTGTTCATTGATCATTTTTCATCGATTCTATATATGCGAACAACCCCTTTTAGGCGCTGTAGTATTTGGTTCATATTGCGGTAGAATGTCATATATTCAAACATTCATTATGATCGTAGCATCATCTACAACAATGAACATCTCTTATCACAAGCCCTTTCTTGTCATGCCGTTCCATCTTCTTTGCAGCTATTTATTGCTGCGGTGTCCATGAGTGCAAGTCACATTCAGCGACAATCAGTGTGAACTTTTCTTTCCAGTTCAGTAATTGTTCATCTTCCAATTCATTATATATTCATAATACTGTACTAATCTAGTTCTTCCAAACCTTATAAGTGCTCATTTTTTACTATCAGAATGTGAATTAAGCTAAATGACAGCATACATAAAACTAATAACACAATGAACTGTAACAGAAGCCAACATGTAGGTTGACACATTGGATTACTTAGACAAACAAGTGTCTGAACTAGTAACTTTGCAACATTCACTTCACTTCACATTTTAGCTACGCTAGGCTTAAAGTTCAACAACAAACCTTACGCGATGCCAAATTCACTATCAAGAACGCGACGCAGCTTCGGTATCTGATCTTCTGGCAGTATAACCATCACAGTTACATCACTTCTCTGAGGACAGGGAAGCACCAAAACTGCTCCTTCATCGCCGACCCCGTCGATGCTCAAGTCCACTTTTACGGGCTTCTGACCCTTGAGCTCTAGTCCAAATAAGTTGATTCCTCTCATATCTACAAAAGTGAGATTTGCTCCATAAAGTAGAAAATCTGGCTTACCACTATTTCTGTCAACCAATTGTTCAACTGACTCCAACTCATCCATGTCCTGCTCAACGATGAGGTTTGCTAGTCTAAACAATCCAACACTGGCAGCCGAAGAGTCTAATTTGACAGTGCTTGTTCTGATGTTATTGCTGAGCATGTCACTGCATTTAGCTTGAGTTCCGTGTCTGCATATGGTTGCCAATTTGAGTTCCTTACCACTCTGAATTCTGGACAAGCACAACCAGAAGAGAGCTGCGATCAGTTCAAACTGGAGTTTTTGCCCCTTTTGCACCTTGTCAAGCTCAGTTTCTGTGACCTTGAAGGAATGTGTTGCCATTTTACAGGCGTTAGGAAACAACCAACAGTCGTTAGCTATTTCAACTTGCTTAACTGAAGCTGGTGCTTTCTGAGGTGCATAGTCTTGTGCA
This genomic stretch from Zingiber officinale cultivar Zhangliang chromosome 7A, Zo_v1.1, whole genome shotgun sequence harbors:
- the LOC122000614 gene encoding protein ECERIFERUM 26-like yields the protein MGVEQEKSAVYGHMFSTVVPGDVTGEAVVHELADMDLVTKLHYLRAVYYFSQSEVVDGLAITDLKRPMFPWLNVLYPLAGRIRRAEAGRPFIKCNDCGLRIVEASCSKTLEEWLDAEDDPRWGSLVPEKILGPELPFSPLVYIQFTRFKCGGMAIGYSWSHVLGDAASATNCINLWGDFLNGNDPPTKPFQLSNMQNTAQDYAPQKAPASVKQVEIANDCWLFPNACKMATHSFKVTETELDKVQKGQKLQFELIAALFWLCLSRIQSGKELKLATICRHGTQAKCSDMLSNNIRTSTVKLDSSAASVGLFRLANLIVEQDMDELESVEQLVDRNSGKPDFLLYGANLTFVDMRGINLFGLELKGQKPVKVDLSIDGVGDEGAVLVLPCPQRSDVTVMVILPEDQIPKLRRVLDSEFGIA
- the LOC122000613 gene encoding vacuolar-sorting receptor 6-like isoform X1; amino-acid sequence: MADLRALLVVLTMISSASGRFVVEKNGVRVIRPEHIRGRHEGAIANFGVPHYGGTMVGAVMYPEKNSTACDAFGGTPFKSRTRRPVILLVDRGDCYFALKAWNAQRAGAAAVLVADNVDEPLLTMEDPEDAHASEYIEKINVPSLLINREFGETLKMALTEGTDRVIVKLDWRESMPHPDERVEYEFWTNSNDECGPRCDEQMSFVKNFKGHAQLLEKGGFAQFTPRYITWRCPEAFKLSKRCKSQCINRGRYCAPDPEHDFSEGYEGKDVVIENLRQLCVHRIGNATGRPWVWWDFVTDYHARCSMKNKRYSRDCAEEVVKSLGLPLDKIDKCMGDPEAGVSNDVLKIEQELQLGHGSRGDITILPTLVINNVQYRGKLERSAVLKAICAGFKESTEPPVCLSGDIETNECLKSNGGCWQHPKLNITACKDTFRGRLCVCPIVNNVPYQGDGYASCEAVGPRRCTMGNGGCWTETREQTYSACLDSELTGCRCPKGFQGDGYKCEDIDECKEKLACNCPECHCKNKWGGYDCNCKGDLLYIKEEDACIVRNRLRFGWNLAILVISCVAGAGLAGYIFYKYRLRSYMDSEIMAIMSQYMPLDNHANEIESSQQHSTAL
- the LOC122000613 gene encoding vacuolar-sorting receptor 6-like isoform X2 is translated as MADLRALLVVLTMISSASGRFVVEKNGVRVIRPEHIRGRHEGAIANFGVPHYGGTMVGAVMYPEKNSTACDAFGGTPFKSRTRRPVILLVDRGDCYFALKAWNAQRAGAAAVLVADNVDEPLLTMEDPEDAHASEYIEKINVPSLLINREFGETLKMALTEGTDRVIVKLDWRESMPHPDERVEYEFWTNSNDECGPRCDEQMSFVKNFKGHAQLLEKGGFAQFTPRYITWRCPEAFKLSKRCKSQCINRGRYCAPDPEHDFSEGYEGKDVVIENLRQLCVHRIGNATGRPWVWWDFVTDYHARCSMKNKRYSRDCAEEVVKSLGLPLDKIDKCMGDPEAGVSNDVLKIEQELQLGHGSRGDITILPTLVINNVQYRGKLERSAVLKAICAGFKESTEPPVCLSGDIETNECLKSNGGCWQHPKLNITACKDTFRGRLCVCPIVNNVPYQGDGYASCEAVGPRRCTMGNGGCWTETREQTYSACLDSELTGCRCPKGFQGDGYKCEDIDECKEKLACNCPECHCKNKWGGYDCNCKGDLLYIKEEDACIGQGEQFKVAKRDEEKE